From the Acidobacteriota bacterium genome, one window contains:
- the clpX gene encoding ATP-dependent Clp protease ATP-binding subunit ClpX has protein sequence MKKDTDDVLRCSFCNKSQNDVKKLIAGPTVFICDECVDVCNEIISDDMTAEAASIKETLPKPSEIKEFLEQYVIGQEVAKKKLAVAVYNHYKRIKMGRRRHQDVELTKSNVLLIGPTGTGKTLLAQTLARMLSVPFAIVDATTLTEAGYVGEDVENIILKLLQAAGGDRDRCMQGIIYIDEIDKISRKDENPSITRDVSGEGVQQALLKILEGTVANVPPQGGRKHPHQEFVQIDTTDILFVCGGAFVGLDKTIQKRLGTSSMGFHSPSLSGDELRWRKASNTALFEKVLPEDLIKYGLIPEFVGRLPIICTLHELDSDALIQILTQPNNALIKQYQKMFEFENVSLRFTDDALRAIADLALQRKIGARGLRLITEDLMLDVMYELPSNKKVKEFVVTREMVENKDVVFKLLEKAG, from the coding sequence GTGAAAAAAGACACGGATGATGTTCTTCGCTGCTCGTTCTGCAACAAGAGCCAGAACGATGTCAAGAAGCTGATCGCCGGGCCGACGGTTTTCATTTGCGACGAGTGTGTCGACGTCTGCAACGAAATCATCTCGGACGACATGACCGCGGAAGCGGCTTCCATCAAGGAGACCCTTCCCAAGCCCAGCGAAATCAAGGAGTTCCTGGAGCAGTACGTGATTGGCCAGGAGGTGGCCAAGAAGAAGTTGGCAGTGGCCGTCTACAATCACTACAAGCGCATCAAGATGGGGCGGAGGCGTCACCAGGACGTGGAATTGACCAAGAGCAACGTGCTGCTGATCGGTCCCACCGGCACGGGCAAGACCCTGCTGGCCCAGACCCTGGCGCGCATGCTTTCGGTGCCTTTCGCCATCGTGGACGCCACCACTCTGACCGAAGCGGGCTACGTGGGCGAGGATGTGGAAAACATCATCCTCAAGCTGTTGCAGGCGGCTGGAGGCGACCGCGACCGATGCATGCAGGGCATCATCTACATCGACGAGATCGACAAGATTTCGCGCAAGGATGAAAACCCCTCCATCACCCGCGACGTTTCCGGAGAGGGCGTGCAGCAGGCCCTGCTCAAGATTTTGGAAGGCACCGTGGCCAATGTCCCGCCTCAGGGGGGACGCAAGCATCCTCACCAGGAATTCGTGCAGATCGACACCACCGATATCCTCTTCGTCTGCGGGGGCGCCTTCGTGGGACTGGACAAGACCATCCAGAAGCGCCTGGGGACCTCTTCCATGGGGTTCCACTCGCCTTCTCTCAGCGGCGACGAATTGCGCTGGCGCAAGGCCAGCAATACGGCGCTCTTCGAGAAGGTGCTGCCGGAAGACCTGATCAAGTACGGGCTGATACCGGAGTTTGTGGGACGCTTGCCCATCATCTGCACTCTCCACGAACTGGACAGCGATGCCCTCATCCAGATCCTCACCCAGCCCAACAACGCCCTCATCAAGCAATATCAGAAGATGTTCGAGTTCGAGAACGTGTCGTTGCGCTTCACCGACGACGCCCTCAGGGCCATCGCCGACTTGGCTCTGCAGCGCAAGATCGGAGCCCGGGGGTTGCGCCTGATCACTGAAGACCTGATGCTGGACGTCATGTACGAACTGCCTTCCAACAAGAAGGTCAAGGAGTTTGTCGTGACCCGCGAAATGGTCGAGAACAAGGACGTGGTTTTCAAACTGCTGGAAAAGGCCGGATGA
- the lon gene encoding endopeptidase La — protein MSEQEQKTTQRYPMVPIRDVVVFPYMMVPFVIGRASSVLALERALQTDKKIFLATQKDASQDNPSPDEIFEVGTVANIVQSLKLPDGNIRVMVEGVRRACISGVHETEDFFQADVHFQKVPRISHAKTSLLTKKLNVLFEQFAKLNPNVNYETIVQASRSTDADRLSDTIASNLPIAVEDKQALLEIFDPAERMEKICEFIEIEIEKIKMDKSIQGRVRRQMEKAQREYYLNEKIKAIQKELGRGEKDEIEELKKKVEESKMPEEAREKALNEIRRLEQMPPMSAESTVSRTYLDWLLAMPWEKRTDEIKDITKAEQILEEDHYGLEKVKERILEFLAVRQLAKKREAQGSILCFLGPPGVGKTSLGRSIARATGRKFVRQSLGGVRDEAEIRGHRRTYIGALPGQIIQMMKKAGSKNPVMLLDEIDKMSTDFRGDPSAALMEVLDPEQNSEFNDHYLDVEFDLSEVLFICTANVLHTIPRPLQDRMEIIQLSGYTEEEKLNIAQKYLVKKQIEQKGLTPEQIEFDDEGVQEIIRSYTRESGVRSLEREIANVCRKVARKVVVSRNKDEDDFEPVSIDHDAARDLLGVPKYRNQMAGKSNEVGLATGLAWTEVGGEVLMTEATAMRGKGNLTLTGKLGEVMQESVKAAFSYIRSRSGEYGIASDFHKANDMHVHVPEGAIPKDGPSAGIAMATTIVSALTGIPVRRDVAMTGEITLRGNVLPIGGVKEKVLAAHRAGIKTVLLPKENEKNLKDIPKSVKKELEIRLVESMDEVLDIALERPIGKKKEKDGDLIEQRPPQIKGEDRPGVH, from the coding sequence ATGAGTGAACAAGAACAAAAAACGACCCAGCGCTACCCGATGGTTCCCATTCGGGACGTGGTCGTTTTCCCCTACATGATGGTCCCCTTCGTGATCGGTCGGGCTTCCTCGGTGCTGGCTTTGGAGAGGGCGCTGCAAACCGACAAGAAGATCTTCCTGGCCACCCAGAAAGACGCCTCCCAGGACAATCCCTCCCCCGACGAGATCTTCGAGGTGGGCACCGTGGCCAACATCGTGCAGAGCCTCAAGCTGCCCGACGGCAATATCCGCGTGATGGTGGAAGGCGTGCGGCGGGCCTGCATCAGCGGAGTCCACGAGACTGAGGACTTCTTTCAGGCCGACGTCCACTTCCAAAAGGTGCCCCGCATCTCCCACGCCAAGACCAGCCTGCTGACCAAGAAGCTGAACGTGCTCTTCGAGCAGTTCGCCAAGCTCAATCCCAACGTCAATTACGAGACCATCGTGCAGGCCTCGCGCTCCACCGACGCCGACCGCCTCTCCGACACCATCGCCTCCAACCTCCCCATCGCCGTGGAAGACAAGCAGGCCCTGCTGGAGATCTTCGACCCGGCCGAGCGGATGGAGAAGATCTGCGAATTCATCGAGATCGAGATCGAGAAGATCAAGATGGACAAGTCGATCCAGGGCCGCGTACGCCGGCAGATGGAAAAGGCCCAGCGCGAGTACTACCTGAACGAGAAGATCAAGGCCATCCAGAAGGAGTTGGGACGGGGCGAGAAGGACGAGATCGAGGAGCTGAAAAAGAAGGTCGAAGAATCCAAGATGCCCGAAGAGGCGCGTGAAAAGGCCCTCAACGAGATCCGCCGCCTGGAGCAGATGCCTCCCATGAGCGCCGAGAGCACGGTCAGCCGCACCTACCTCGACTGGCTGCTGGCCATGCCCTGGGAAAAGCGCACCGACGAGATCAAGGACATCACCAAGGCCGAGCAGATCCTGGAAGAAGACCACTACGGCCTGGAAAAGGTCAAGGAGCGCATCCTGGAGTTCCTGGCCGTTCGCCAACTGGCCAAGAAGCGGGAAGCTCAGGGGTCGATTCTCTGCTTCCTGGGACCGCCGGGCGTAGGCAAGACCTCGCTGGGGCGCTCCATCGCCCGGGCCACGGGACGCAAGTTCGTGCGCCAGTCGCTGGGCGGCGTCCGCGACGAGGCCGAGATCAGGGGCCACCGCCGCACCTACATCGGCGCCCTGCCGGGCCAGATCATCCAGATGATGAAGAAGGCCGGCAGCAAGAATCCGGTCATGCTGCTGGACGAGATCGACAAGATGTCGACCGACTTCCGCGGAGACCCCTCGGCGGCCCTGATGGAAGTGCTCGATCCCGAGCAGAACAGCGAGTTCAACGACCACTATCTGGACGTCGAATTCGACCTTTCCGAGGTGCTCTTCATCTGTACGGCCAATGTGCTGCACACGATTCCGCGTCCCCTGCAGGACCGGATGGAGATCATTCAGCTTTCCGGCTACACCGAGGAAGAAAAGCTCAACATCGCCCAGAAGTATCTGGTCAAGAAGCAGATCGAGCAGAAGGGCCTGACCCCCGAACAGATCGAATTCGACGACGAGGGCGTGCAGGAGATCATCCGCTCCTACACGCGTGAGTCGGGCGTCCGCAGCCTGGAGCGCGAAATCGCCAACGTGTGCCGCAAGGTGGCGCGCAAGGTGGTGGTCTCGCGCAACAAGGACGAGGACGATTTCGAGCCCGTCAGCATCGACCACGATGCGGCCCGCGATCTGCTGGGCGTGCCCAAGTACCGCAACCAGATGGCCGGCAAGTCCAACGAGGTCGGTTTGGCCACCGGACTGGCCTGGACCGAGGTGGGCGGCGAAGTGCTCATGACTGAAGCCACCGCCATGCGCGGCAAGGGCAACCTCACCCTGACCGGAAAGCTGGGCGAAGTGATGCAGGAATCGGTCAAGGCGGCCTTCTCTTACATCCGCTCGCGCAGCGGCGAATACGGCATCGCCTCCGATTTTCACAAGGCCAACGACATGCACGTCCACGTGCCCGAAGGAGCCATCCCCAAGGACGGTCCCTCGGCCGGCATCGCCATGGCCACCACCATTGTTTCCGCCTTGACCGGCATACCGGTGCGCCGCGACGTGGCCATGACGGGTGAGATCACCCTGCGCGGCAACGTGCTGCCCATCGGAGGCGTCAAGGAGAAGGTGCTGGCGGCTCACCGCGCCGGAATCAAGACGGTGCTCCTGCCCAAGGAAAACGAAAAGAATCTCAAAGATATTCCCAAGTCGGTCAAGAAAGAACTTGAGATCCGGCTCGTCGAAAGTATGGACGAGGTGCTGGATATCGCTCTGGAGCGGCCCATTGGAAAGAAAAAGGAGAAGGACGGGGACCTGATCGAACAACGGCCCCCCCAGATCAAGGGGGAGGATCGTCCCGGCGTCCATTGA
- the yihA gene encoding ribosome biogenesis GTP-binding protein YihA/YsxC, with translation MEASFVTSATQPREYPTRPLPRIAFVGRSNVGKSSLINSLVGRKKLARTSSSPGRTRLINFFLVDSKWLFVDLPGYGYAKVSRSERERWGPMIEEYLRGDQDLKLLILLVDARHKPSNLDQIMREWLEQYSIPHLIVATKADKLSASQLQKSLKRARETFNADLVLPYSAHTGAGKKELWRIIQEV, from the coding sequence GTGGAAGCGTCGTTTGTTACAAGTGCAACCCAGCCCCGCGAATACCCGACTCGCCCTTTGCCGCGAATCGCCTTCGTGGGGCGTTCGAACGTAGGCAAATCAAGCTTGATCAACAGCTTGGTCGGACGCAAGAAACTGGCTCGCACCAGTTCCTCGCCCGGCCGCACGCGCCTGATCAATTTTTTCCTCGTGGATTCCAAATGGCTCTTCGTGGATCTGCCCGGTTACGGATACGCCAAGGTCTCCCGCTCGGAGCGGGAGCGCTGGGGACCGATGATCGAGGAATATCTGCGCGGCGACCAAGATCTGAAGCTGTTGATCCTGCTGGTCGACGCCCGGCACAAACCCAGCAACCTCGATCAGATCATGCGCGAGTGGCTGGAGCAATACAGCATTCCGCACCTGATCGTGGCCACCAAGGCCGACAAATTGTCGGCCAGTCAATTGCAGAAATCGTTAAAACGCGCAAGGGAGACCTTCAACGCCGATCTCGTGCTTCCCTATTCGGCCCATACCGGCGCCGGGAAGAAGGAGTTGTGGCGAATCATTCAAGAGGTTTGA
- the rho gene encoding transcription termination factor Rho — MAESSTKTANISEGDTLNIQELKELKNQELNKIAKELEIAGATGMRKQELIFQILKAQTERSGLIFSEGVLETLPDGFGFLRAPEYNYLPGPDDIYVSPSQIRKFDLHTGDTVSGQVRPPKEGERYFALIKVEAINFEHPDVARERTFFENLTPVYPDERLQLETEQDNLSGRVMDLLTPIGKGQRGLIVSPPRAGKTMILQSIANSITANQPEVVLIVLLIDERPEEVTDMQRSVKGEVISSTFDEPATRHVQVAEMVIEKAKRLVEHKKDVVILLDSITRLARAYNTIVPPSGKVLSGGVDSNALQRPKRFFGAARNIEEGGSLTIMATALIDTGSRMDDVIFEEFKGTGNMELHLDRKLVDKRVFPAIDINRSGTRKEELLLSAEELNRVWVLRKVLNPLSVTESMELLLEKLSKTKNNNDFLKAMTKGM; from the coding sequence ATGGCTGAATCTTCGACCAAGACCGCAAACATTTCCGAAGGCGATACGCTCAACATTCAAGAGCTGAAAGAGCTCAAGAACCAAGAGCTGAACAAGATCGCCAAAGAGCTGGAGATCGCCGGCGCCACCGGCATGCGCAAGCAGGAGTTGATCTTTCAGATCCTCAAGGCGCAGACCGAACGCAGCGGCCTGATCTTCTCCGAAGGCGTGCTGGAGACCCTGCCCGACGGCTTCGGCTTTCTGCGCGCCCCCGAGTACAACTACCTGCCCGGACCCGACGACATCTACGTCTCGCCCTCCCAGATCCGCAAGTTCGACCTGCATACGGGGGACACCGTTTCAGGGCAGGTGCGGCCTCCCAAGGAAGGCGAGCGCTACTTTGCGCTGATCAAGGTCGAAGCCATCAACTTCGAGCATCCCGACGTGGCTCGCGAGCGCACCTTTTTCGAGAATCTGACGCCCGTTTATCCCGACGAGCGCCTGCAACTGGAGACCGAACAGGACAACCTTTCCGGACGCGTCATGGACTTGCTCACCCCCATCGGCAAGGGACAGCGGGGGTTGATCGTCTCTCCGCCCCGGGCCGGAAAGACCATGATCTTGCAGAGCATCGCCAACTCCATCACGGCCAACCAGCCCGAGGTGGTGCTGATCGTGCTGCTCATCGACGAGCGTCCCGAAGAGGTGACCGACATGCAGCGTTCGGTCAAGGGCGAGGTCATTTCCTCCACCTTCGACGAACCCGCCACCCGCCACGTGCAGGTGGCCGAGATGGTCATCGAAAAGGCCAAGCGCCTGGTCGAGCACAAGAAGGACGTGGTCATCCTGCTCGACTCCATCACCCGCCTGGCCCGCGCCTACAACACCATCGTCCCGCCTTCCGGCAAGGTGCTCTCGGGCGGTGTCGATTCCAACGCCCTGCAGCGTCCCAAGCGCTTTTTCGGAGCCGCCCGCAACATCGAGGAAGGCGGCAGCCTGACCATCATGGCCACGGCTCTGATCGACACCGGATCGCGCATGGACGACGTCATCTTCGAAGAGTTCAAGGGCACCGGCAACATGGAACTGCACCTCGACCGCAAGCTGGTTGACAAGCGCGTCTTCCCCGCCATCGACATCAACCGTTCCGGAACCCGTAAGGAAGAGCTGCTGCTCAGCGCCGAAGAACTGAACCGGGTGTGGGTGCTGCGCAAAGTGCTCAACCCGCTTTCGGTCACCGAATCTATGGAGCTGCTGCTGGAGAAGCTCTCCAAAACCAAGAACAACAACGACTTCCTCAAGGCCATGACCAAGGGCATGTAG
- a CDS encoding chorismate-binding protein gives MIHQKRLLGDTFTPVSTFLKLAAEADRAFLLESVEGGERIGRYSFLGMAPERHFSGSFEEFREEFRRFEISPDQLPPFCGGAVGIFSYDLVREFEPLGEGRKAGPHLLPGHSVRMDFYSTVVVFDHLRHEIVVLSHEGPDKVEELAERLLRPQAEDGAHYRNGPALRSCGGEPLSYSASCGYGGERFQQDVRTAKRHIVEGDIFQVVLSQRFEVDYPGDPFNVYRALRYLNPSPYHFFLKQGDLAVAGASPEMLVRVQGRRLECRPIAGTRRRGKDEAEDERLAEELKADAKERAEHLMLVDLGRNDLGRVCRFGSVEVDGFMFLERYSHVMHLVSSVSGRMRPGLDALDALRACFPAGTVSGAPKVRAMQIIEELEPWRRGVYAGAVGYLDYTGNLDTCIAIRSIVFKDGKAYVQAGAGIVADSKPAHEDMECHNKARVLFRALEMGAAS, from the coding sequence ATGATCCATCAGAAGCGATTGTTGGGCGACACCTTCACGCCGGTGTCGACGTTTCTCAAGCTGGCGGCTGAAGCCGATCGAGCCTTCCTGCTGGAATCGGTGGAGGGCGGTGAACGCATCGGACGCTATTCCTTCCTGGGGATGGCTCCCGAGCGCCATTTCAGCGGCAGCTTCGAGGAGTTCAGGGAGGAGTTCCGCCGCTTCGAGATCTCGCCCGATCAACTGCCGCCTTTCTGCGGAGGAGCGGTGGGAATCTTTTCCTACGACCTGGTGCGCGAGTTCGAGCCTTTGGGTGAGGGCCGGAAGGCCGGTCCCCACCTCCTGCCGGGCCACAGCGTGCGCATGGACTTCTACTCGACGGTGGTGGTCTTCGACCATCTTCGTCACGAAATCGTCGTGCTCTCCCACGAGGGCCCCGACAAGGTGGAGGAACTGGCGGAACGGCTGCTCAGGCCGCAAGCCGAGGATGGGGCTCATTACCGCAACGGGCCCGCCTTGCGGAGTTGCGGCGGCGAACCGCTCTCCTATTCGGCCAGTTGCGGGTACGGCGGGGAGCGCTTTCAACAAGACGTCCGCACCGCCAAACGGCACATCGTGGAGGGAGACATTTTCCAGGTCGTGCTCTCCCAGCGTTTCGAGGTCGACTACCCGGGCGATCCCTTCAACGTCTACCGGGCCCTGCGCTACCTCAACCCCTCGCCCTATCATTTCTTCCTCAAGCAGGGGGACCTGGCCGTGGCGGGAGCCTCTCCCGAAATGCTGGTGCGGGTCCAGGGCCGGCGCCTGGAATGCCGTCCCATTGCGGGGACGCGCCGCAGAGGCAAGGACGAGGCCGAGGACGAGCGCTTGGCCGAGGAACTCAAGGCCGACGCCAAAGAGAGGGCTGAGCACCTGATGCTGGTCGACCTGGGACGCAACGACCTGGGACGCGTTTGCCGTTTCGGCAGCGTCGAGGTGGACGGCTTCATGTTCCTGGAGCGCTACTCGCACGTCATGCACCTGGTCAGCTCGGTGAGCGGACGCATGCGTCCGGGCCTGGACGCACTGGACGCGCTGCGGGCCTGCTTCCCGGCCGGGACCGTTTCAGGAGCGCCCAAGGTGAGAGCCATGCAGATCATCGAGGAACTGGAGCCCTGGAGACGCGGCGTCTACGCCGGAGCCGTGGGCTATTTGGACTACACCGGCAATCTGGACACCTGCATCGCCATCCGCAGCATCGTCTTCAAGGACGGCAAAGCCTACGTGCAGGCGGGAGCCGGCATCGTGGCCGACTCCAAGCCCGCACACGAAGACATGGAATGCCACAATAAGGCCCGAGTCCTCTTCAGGGCCCTGGAAATGGGAGCCGCATCATGA
- a CDS encoding aminodeoxychorismate/anthranilate synthase component II, whose product MNSKGLRDNAPGQGKGAPGLGDWERTAGGASRQGSLLVIDNYDSFTFNLVQYLGQLGARPQVYRNDALSLEEVEAMRPDRIVISPGPGRPQQAGISLQVVERFSGRIPILGVCLGHQVIGQAFGGRIVHAPELKHGKTSMVHHQGGGLFRGLDNPFEATRYHSLVVERDSLPSCLQVTAWTEDGTIMGLRHRDHDTEGVQFHPESIMTRAGMALLERFLCCGS is encoded by the coding sequence ATGAACAGCAAAGGATTGAGGGACAACGCCCCGGGCCAAGGCAAAGGAGCCCCAGGACTGGGCGACTGGGAGCGGACGGCCGGCGGCGCGTCCCGCCAGGGCAGTCTGCTGGTCATCGACAACTACGACAGCTTTACCTTCAACCTGGTTCAGTACCTGGGCCAACTGGGCGCCCGTCCTCAGGTCTACCGCAACGACGCGCTCAGCCTGGAGGAGGTGGAAGCCATGCGTCCCGACCGCATCGTCATCTCGCCCGGGCCCGGACGTCCTCAGCAGGCCGGCATCTCGCTGCAGGTGGTGGAACGCTTTTCGGGCCGCATCCCCATCCTGGGCGTATGCCTGGGGCATCAGGTCATCGGCCAGGCTTTCGGGGGACGCATCGTCCACGCGCCTGAGCTGAAGCACGGCAAGACCTCCATGGTGCACCACCAGGGAGGAGGCCTCTTTCGGGGACTCGACAATCCCTTCGAAGCCACCCGCTATCACTCCCTGGTGGTGGAACGCGACTCGCTCCCTTCTTGCCTGCAGGTGACGGCCTGGACCGAGGACGGTACCATCATGGGATTGCGCCATCGCGATCACGACACCGAGGGCGTGCAGTTTCACCCGGAATCGATCATGACGCGGGCCGGTATGGCCCTGCTTGAGAGGTTTTTATGTTGCGGGAGTTGA
- the trpD gene encoding anthranilate phosphoribosyltransferase, which translates to MLRELTRQAEGGEHLSARQAEEALDAILSRHLPDSEIAELLVALAEKGEHPQEITGFARAMRRHALRLPVRRDDLVDTAGTGGGADTFNVSTTAAFVIAGAGVAVAKHGNRAVTSRSGSADLLEELGVDIGHQPELAAACLQEIGVAFLFAPAFHPAMARVAQIRRNLSRRTIFNLLGPLTNPMGASYQLVGVFAPELTESLAWSLASLGCRRAWVVHSRDGLDEISPAALTRVSQVEDRRVQTFDFDPRDYGIEEDERPLPKGGDPARNAEITTGLLEGRLGGRARQIVLLNAAAAIYLVEGGSFEQALDKAAESLDSGAALEKLRRLVQATQTGDLS; encoded by the coding sequence ATGTTGCGGGAGTTGACCCGGCAGGCCGAGGGCGGAGAGCATCTCTCGGCCCGCCAGGCGGAAGAAGCGCTGGACGCCATACTTTCCCGCCACCTGCCGGACTCCGAGATCGCCGAGCTGCTGGTGGCGCTGGCCGAGAAAGGCGAGCATCCTCAGGAGATCACCGGATTTGCCCGCGCCATGCGCCGCCACGCCTTGCGCCTACCCGTGCGGCGCGACGACCTGGTCGATACCGCCGGCACGGGCGGGGGAGCCGACACCTTCAACGTCTCCACCACGGCGGCCTTCGTCATCGCCGGAGCCGGGGTGGCGGTGGCCAAGCACGGCAACCGGGCCGTCACCTCGCGCAGCGGATCCGCCGACCTGCTGGAAGAACTGGGCGTCGACATCGGCCACCAACCCGAGTTGGCCGCCGCCTGCCTGCAGGAGATCGGAGTGGCCTTTCTCTTCGCACCGGCTTTTCATCCCGCTATGGCCAGGGTGGCCCAGATCCGCCGCAACCTGTCCAGACGCACCATCTTCAATCTGCTGGGTCCTCTCACCAATCCCATGGGGGCCTCCTATCAACTGGTAGGCGTGTTCGCGCCCGAGTTGACGGAGTCCTTGGCCTGGTCGCTGGCTTCGCTGGGATGCCGCAGGGCCTGGGTGGTCCACTCCCGGGACGGCCTGGACGAGATCTCTCCGGCCGCCTTGACCCGCGTCAGCCAGGTCGAGGACCGGCGCGTCCAGACCTTCGATTTCGATCCCCGCGATTACGGAATCGAAGAGGACGAGAGGCCTCTGCCCAAGGGAGGCGATCCCGCCCGCAATGCCGAAATCACCACCGGACTGCTGGAAGGGCGCCTGGGGGGCCGGGCCCGCCAGATCGTCCTCCTCAACGCCGCCGCTGCCATCTATCTGGTGGAAGGCGGCAGCTTCGAGCAGGCTCTCGACAAGGCCGCCGAATCGCTCGACTCCGGTGCGGCCCTCGAAAAACTGCGCCGGCTGGTGCAAGCCACTCAAACAGGAGATTTGTCGTAG